TCAGCTAAATACTctttcatttatattaatctaATGCTAAGTGAATGATGATTCACTGCTCTGTTACAACTAACAAAAAACTGTCACTCAACGGCTAGTTTCTCAACAAACTCTCGTAGCTTCTTTATCCGCTGCATGTTTCTCCACACTACGTTGCATGGACGCtcaatgtacattattaatatataaataattaattttcattatattaatagcaataatttttctttccagtaataattattagattttttagtctcttttattttatttatttattatagattttatgtattgcaaattaattttatttcattttaaaattatggtAAAACATACttaatgattaatatttttagaattatgaCTGTATTTTATTGCAGGAGGTGCAAAAGATGGCTCCAAACAAGATAacgaattattttattttcgaattGTAAAAAAATGGAGATTTGGTTTATAATGACAAGGTTGATGGTTCTTGTAATTCTAATGTTATTGAAGTGTATGTATAAAAGAAGATTTTAAAAGATAAGAGTTTCccattatatttgtatatataattttgatcctcatacatttaaaattttgttactCATATAATCATTTTGTTTACAATAATGACATTGatccaatttatttatatagaaaatcaatttgaatatattttgaacctaaaatcaattttgaatatattttagcTCGTAGCATGGCtgtaatattagtataattaattcttaagtagtatttatttatatagaaaatttgtatttgttttttctttttagtttgggGCAATTGTAGACTGTCGTATAACTTTTTACATAAGGATATATTTTTCagatggaaaagaaaaagaaaatatggaggAATGGTCCGAATGAAAGGATGCACCACATGGCAACtgaaaaacaagtaaaaaaaacCCCTCATTTTAGCTCGATTTCTAATCGGACTGTAATTTTCTAGCTTAACACTCTAAATATAAAAGGCTAAGTGGGTCCTCCCATCGAATTCGAgttgaattgacatccctaacaaCAGGCACATAATATACAAACTAGATACGGCCATGATACGAAGTTTTCTCTCTGTCCCACTTTAGTAGACCTGGTTTTATACTTTAGTCCGTCCTACATTAAGAGTCGGACTTAGAATCTTCCATAAATAGCAATATGCTTCACATCCTACTAACCCTATTCCACTTATATCtggagtattataaaataaatatataaatgaaactcaaattccactattttttttctatcaacttttatttatgtttcttaaaattcgcATCCAATTCAATTGGGAGtgggactgctaaagtgaacggatggagtaaatGTTATGGTTCAAATTTATAGTTCGCTAAACATAATTTTGTCAAGAACAAATTATATCCCAATTGAGTCTAACTAACCTGGATGAATTccatgaaaattttatttctccgTAGCCAGACATGTTGTAGCCCACATGAAATAGATGTATAAAAGAATTTAGTTGGAAGAGACGAAGGTGGGGGACCGGCCGACAAGACTTGGTCCCGGTTTGACGAACTACAgtgatagtagtaataaatccAAAAGCTTGTGCATGAAAATTAACATCTCATCATGCTAATTTCTACCACAACCTTAACACCATGTGTAAGTAGAATTGtcattttctttcaatataaaaattggtCACACATACTATACTTATACTATGCACATTATGCACTACATAGTATATAGTACATAGTTCGTTATTATAGATTAGATACTTGTTTTGAGGAGTTGGATGAGATTTAAGACACCCAAACAATAATtctgaattttcaaatttcagtgAAGACGACATTCTACATCactactttccttttttgtggAAAAAAGTGAACAAGTCTCTAAAGTGGCTGTGGAAGTTAACAACGTGGTAGCttctttttgaaaataacaaagaCCTCATTGTGTCCAGCTTTTCTTAAATCAAAGTTATGTCGAGGTTTAGATAAATTCAAAAACCCATAATTAAGtgactaattaataaaatgaaatttctcTATGCATatgatatgtatatatatgatcCGAACAGTACCAACTACTCCCTTCggcccacaataagagtcatattttgtcatttcagttcgtcccataataagaatcatattttaattttagcataaatgataagtaggtctcacattccactaattcactcatattttattataaactcaatataaaaaaatgaacaacatattccactaacttttaaaactcattattcattacgtttcttaaaatacgtGTCCACAttaaatgtgactcctatcGTGAGATTGAccgagtatatatattatcatatcCATCTGAGGACCTCATAAGTCACAATCAAGACTCTTCAATCCATTTCCAAAAGGCTAGTTCCAACACTATCTCCATTTAAATTAGATTTGCACAAATCCCACCAATCCCTTCACcccaataaaaaaagaaaaacataacaaaattatacacTCCcccgaaaaaagaaaaaaaagaaagaagctAATTAATCCAGTcaaaaaagaagtaaaataaaagttactaataATCAAACGCTTCGAGCCATCATTTCTTGAAATCTTCTATAAGATTCTTGCTTCTCCAACCTGAACTTCTCATGGCAGTCAGCAATGAACAAATCAGCCAGCCTATCAATCTCATTGCACGACTCCTCATCGCCTCTCTCCTCCAGCCACTGCAGGTACTTGGAGAGCTCGCCGGGGCAGTCGACCCCCACGACGTCGTAAGCGGGGTAGCAGAGCGAGCGAGAAGAGGAGCACCAGTTGTAGTGGAGCCGGAATGAGGCGAAGTAGAGCTTCTTCTGCTTGCTCTTACGCATTAGCTTGAATATTTGGAGGAGGAGTGATTTGGCTTTGGAGAGGGCGCGGTAGATGtgggagaagaagaaggttTGGAGGAGTGTTTTGAGCTTCATGgatgagagagaaggtgaAGGGGGTTTGATGGAGAAGAGGTTGATGGAGTTGAGAATTTTGAGTGAGGGAGGGGAAGCCATTTTTTCTTGGGGGAGGGTGGAATGTGTTTTTGTTGGGATGGATTATATAGATGAGGAGGATCTTGGTTTCCTATATGTCATAACTAGTACTATAGTACTCCACTATTGAGTATGTAGGTGATTTTAAATAAAGACCCAACAACTTTGCATATCATTCAAGTGGGAAATcctttattgaaaaatatactccttccgtcccacaaaagatgtcacactttcctttttagtttgtcctataaaagatgcacatttctctttttggaaaaagttctctctcacattaatataaaaattatattttctctctccatttaacacacaaaacaaaacctcataaaatctcgtgccgtcccacaagtgtgatatcttttgtgggacggagggagtaaataaatagtccttccgtcccacaaaagatgtcacactttcctttttagtttgtcctataaaagatgtcacatttctctttttggaaaaagttctctctcacattaatataaaaattatattttctctctccatttaacacacaaaacaaaacctcataaaatctcgtgccgtcccacaagtgtgatatcttttgtgggacggagggagtaaataaaTAGTCCTTCCGTCCGTCATTAGCAGTCTTAGTCTTATTTCTTGGTGACACTGGTtctaagaaatattaagaaaagcgggtggaaaaaagttagtcaAATGCTACTATATTagtagttttaaataaattatgagttgaatgagttagtgaaatgtgagaccctattagcatttataataaaaatgaaatgggactCATATTCACGaacgaactaaaatggaaaatgagacTTATATTCGCAGACGGACGGAGTAATTATTAGTGTCTTGATTCGGTCTTTTTATGCTTTCATTATGAGCTAACGAAAATAAGAAACATCTAGTCTGTTATGCAGCAATAGTTACCAAGTCCTGTAGAAAAAACCTCTAACTCACGAACTTCCATAATGAAATTATAAGCATAATGCGACATAAAATAACCaataaaatttctttctttgtgCGCATACTGGATTACCACTTGTTTAGGCAATAAATCTCGCACTCTTTGAAAAATAGATCAACAATTGATAGAGACTTCAAAGCCCCGTTATCATGTAAATGCCAATGAAACCGTCACTCTCTACCTACAACTTTCTGATACCCAAAGCTTTCGCCAAGTGAAGATCATGATAAATCGGACTAGATGAAACATACactaattcataataaatcTCCATGAAAATTGGTAACCTATTTTAGGAGCTCAATAGTATATATTCTACTAAAAAACAACTACCAAAAATTAATGAGATCATGAGAATGTAAttgcaaatttaattttgaaattacgAAAACTTTTAGAAAAGAGGGTGATATGATCTTGATATCTATAAGGaatcttctaattttttttaaaaaaattactacatcTGATACACATATCTTTTAAAAAAGTGAAGCTGTAAGAAAGttttaagattaaataaaaaagtaatagaAGGCCCAAGTCTTGCGGCTGGGCTTCAGGAATCAAAGGCATGCTCGATGAGATAAACAAGCCCGATTCTTCGCTgcaaattacaaaatcaatgTCTTCTCTCTCTGCATAGACAAAGACAACAACTATAGATCAACAACCCTTTCACTAAAAgcctcatttttcttttttctacaCAAAAGTGCATTTGATCGTGTTCCAATATTTTTAAACACCTTGATCTCACATCTATACACTTGTTcagtactacctccgtcccaattaaaatgatgcagttttgagaaaatgataatGAGGAAAGaaggtaaagtaaaaaaataaataaagaggaAAGTCTCTTCTATATTACTCACTCTCATACtctattttctcttctctaactatttattatcattttttaaaaacacgTTTATGAAAAAAACCATCAACCCTGATtcataaaaatgttaaatcaGTAATTAGTGCCTACTTTAGTAATAGCAAGATGCGGAACATTACCTGTAACTGAAAGGAAATGTTTAgtgcattattaaataatagacATTGgtctaactaattaaaattagtcaTCTTGCTGCATTcactatttaaaatatacacttTCTGCACCctaaaataatccaaaaaaaatcttacctaactttaaatttattcagtCCCCATGTTTTCCGCAGTTGCTTTTGTGATGATAAACcttcttatttgttttttccaccattttttcttttcctaatCAAACCTCCTAATGGAGAAAAGAATCGTTTAATCTGGACtgtttatagtactactactatttagcTATGCTAATCTTTATTAGATACatcattatcaatttaatcATGAGTTCACTGATTCACTGATTACAagattatatagtatatatatacaatggtTATTACTTATTATCATGCacaagtaattaaaaattgtatgGTTGGGAAACCAATAATAAATCCACGAATTTCTTGGGTCAAGTTTGATCTACAAGCAAAGCATTAGTTAAATTTGTTGGGaacttcaattaaataaaaagatatatgggctttaattaattaatactaaaaaataaaacaacgtAGAACATCATCTAAGCTGacatatgtttttatttccccccccccccaagaTTCTCCCTCGTGATCGAAGACATTAATTAACACTAAGCTGATTACACAAgtacattttgtttttagtgaCAAGATgaatgcataaaaataaatcaaaacaatctatcatttattttgaagattgattaattttaacagtattattatatataaaatttcaattttaggtggtactatcaattaatttgTCATATATCAGTATCACTATCATTTGGTAATAATGGAAAATAGTAAGTACTAATTAGTATGGGGGAGCTTGGTGAGTGGGGTATGGGCAAGAAACATTGGATTCTTTCGAGAAATAGAAATAGGAAAATTACTGTATGtattattgtatttaattCGAAAGTTAAAtgtgtttgaaaaaaattaaagttagaGAATCTGGAAAATAACACTAGAGAGAAACAGTAAACACAAACCACTTTAATGCCTGTAAAAAGATGGATTCAATCTCAAATGGAAGATTGGAAGACATCaccttttctttattttattccttggaatcGTTTTCAccattttggaaattttcacAATCAAAACTTTTTCAGGGAATTTTTGTTAAATCCTACATATAATTCAACTCGAAATCAGTCCTGCCCATGACTGAAATCCAATGGCGAATTTGATACATTTGATATCTATTAATATAGTACTcagtttatatttattaatggaGTCCGAAGATACTTTAGAGAAGTGAATTGAGAAATTAGAGAATGAGAAATTAAGAATCGGAGTGGAAAATAAGTGTTATTCTTCAAAATTCATTCCTTCTTATATTATGTacttacatatatttataaataaatcaaatcagaAGATGATGGATTAAAGTGACTAAAGACGCTCGAAACATGTTTTCCAGTATACTAACTCTAATAAGATTTTTGCCATTAATAAGGACTTTTTGCAGTGGGAAGCGAACGTCTATCCCGAAGGTTAGGGATGTAGCTATCGTACCGTGGGATTGGCGACAACTCGAAAGATCCAATTCAATAGTAGAATTTTCGGCCTATCTGAGGGTTCGGTTGATCCCCTCACTACAAAAAAAGTTCAACTACTTACGGTGGCCAATCTCCCGTTAATTACTAATGGAATTACCAACGGAAAATAGTGTTATCGACAATTTGATGAATTACCGACGGAATTTTCATATCGaagctaaaaaaaaattactaacatGTAAATTACCGACATTATTTTCTGCTGGTAACACTATTTACCGACGAAAAAATTGGAATTACCGAcgaatttgttgtttttgtagTGCCTAGATCCATCACTCAAATCAACATCTACAGAAATTTTTATGGAGATCAggtaaaattactaaaataaaatattacttctCTTTTACTAATATGTTTGTTACTTTGAAATTGATGTACCAAGTGTAAAGTGTAGCTATAATGTAACTATGATAAGCAAGAGTATCTTGggttttttctacttttaaggCGATTCTACAATATAGGTTCtcacaattgaaaatttattttgaaaaggcTTTGGAAAAATGCGTATCCATTTTGCATGTTTAAACACATGAAACAGACACATGTGTTTGAAcacaaatattagtacttcctccgtcccggctaagatgacacattgcttagccggcacgggattttaggagttattggttaaagtgtttaattggagagagagaaggtgagtgtaagtattaaagtagagagataaagaaagataaatattttaataggagtgagaaaaagtggttgaatgtattaattggagagagaaagttaccaaaaaaggaaatgtgtcatcttagctgggacaagctaaaaaggaaaacgtatCATCTTAAacgggacggatggagtagtacGATAAGTAAAATGaatgatacgctcggattttgcaatGTTTTAGGGTctttatttggtccgttttgagTGTCAAACTTGCATTAAACGTCcattaattgcatattttatctattttggtattttgacgtatTTTGTGGGAAATGTGtatatttgagcctaaaaagatAGCAAAAAGTCGAAGTTGGATATCTGGAGCTTTCGAGACGCCCACCGGTCCGCTGCAACCCATACAGCGGCAGCTGGCGGCCAACGACCACTGAGCCAATAGCGGTCCGCTCCGAGAAAGTTGTGCTGAAACAAGGAACACGCCCAGTGACCGCTCCAAGAGATCCAGAAGCTACGGGATTATTTCCAGCAACCGCTGCAACACAGACAGCGACCGACGTCCAAGAGGCAGAGACTTCGGATCAACCCAcagcgaccgctggccaaAGTGCAGCAGCCCGCTGGGAAAACGTAACGCACAAAATTGACCTACTTTCTCCCTAAGATTTACCATACTTAGCGACTTTTTGCCTTAATTGATGATGGACGATTTTAAggctataaataccccctcaAACCTCATCAACAAGGATCTTCTTTTTCCAGAGTATATATTTGAGAGTTTTTACTTGTTCATCAATGTAACGACCGCccttctagggtataataaatacagCGATCGCTACTAaggcggacttaaatgcaacaaagaaCATAGGCtggggtttcatttaaagggaTTTTACCAAAGTATTTAATGGACAATTAGAATGATAAAAGTAACGGCTTAGCAATGAGTTCAAGGAAAAAGGGCTATcacaattaatattcaaaacgaCAAGATCTTAAGATAATCCAAACCGTATCATGTCTCAATAAtctaacaaaatgaaatagctcaaactcaaacaaacgataataagtttcatgtttcagcggaagcatccaagagaagggtgaagccatgtatgaagacacaaatACACTCGAAGTTTCAAAATGAccatattattcaattaacttgctcaacaccgccaaccgctcgtcgccgctcaacctggaCATAggaaaaacacatgcagggctgagtactataaacatactcagtggacttatgccgaaaacagttttatcaaaaatgatagttatcatgccattttcaagtgtccatcggggttttatctttagaaatgcccgaggcaccaaaatatgcCCTTTATCAAAATCACgctcgcgcaaccatttttcacatcgacgtttaccatatcctcattctacatgacaaggaatgcggccgcaatccaggtcactagaccggccaacccgtacgctggcacacggtctaacattggtgtacactaacccaagtagattttgcggctctacaaggatccgaattcgattaaatcaatagtggcatagccacaagggataggcacgacaaaacaaatcaaggcatgataagcacagatttcattctcatcaataaagATTTAGGACGTTGTCCtcattttaaaagaaaaggctTAGATCGCAAGTATTCTCTTCCCTTTGCTATCACGTGAGCGCAagttatcacctttaaattatatgtatcacaaatcagtttcaatcattgattcaaaaattatgcatgttcccaacgtttcccttttcccatcaattcgttttaatatcaccattcaaaatcaagacatgtttatcatatcactttttattcGCACTACAACtccagatctatcaccaaaacATGTCACGCGTGAGTGTTTTACAACACGTatcacacgcacacacacaaacacacacacgcgCACACCGAGGCACGCACACAAACGCACGATTctcacacatacacacatgCATCACATTCATCAATTGGTTTTCCCTTTTCACTcgatctatatgcatgagggttcaagaacaccgattaatcgatTAGATGGGaaaagataaatcaaaatacctcttcttgataaaaacaatcggtagaaacaaagtagaatcttgattcttcaataattcttgaggcttcaacttgaattcttctcaaaagatgaagaactCTTGGgggaaaaatagaagaaaacttgagagagagtggaggAGAAAGTGGCGTGagttttgagagagagaggtgtgattttgggatttaggtttagggtttttttctttcttatttatagagtgcaagatataatctttaattaaataaatta
The nucleotide sequence above comes from Salvia hispanica cultivar TCC Black 2014 chromosome 5, UniMelb_Shisp_WGS_1.0, whole genome shotgun sequence. Encoded proteins:
- the LOC125190938 gene encoding uncharacterized protein LOC125190938, coding for MASPPSLKILNSINLFSIKPPSPSLSSMKLKTLLQTFFFSHIYRALSKAKSLLLQIFKLMRKSKQKKLYFASFRLHYNWCSSSRSLCYPAYDVVGVDCPGELSKYLQWLEERGDEESCNEIDRLADLFIADCHEKFRLEKQESYRRFQEMMARSV